A stretch of the Streptomyces sp. WMMB303 genome encodes the following:
- a CDS encoding bacteriocin immunity protein — translation MSKKSRDELIRIVQKLIAADLPEEEEDHLVEELQSSVLHPRVTDLIYYHSPKLTAEEVVDKALAYRPIEL, via the coding sequence ATGTCGAAAAAATCACGCGACGAGCTGATCAGAATCGTACAAAAACTCATCGCTGCGGATCTCCCTGAAGAAGAAGAGGATCACCTCGTCGAGGAATTGCAATCCAGTGTCTTGCACCCGCGTGTCACAGACCTGATCTATTATCACTCTCCGAAGTTGACGGCTGAAGAAGTGGTCGACAAGGCCCTGGCATATCGCCCGATTGAACTCTGA
- a CDS encoding DUF3039 domain-containing protein, translating into MSTLEPERGAGTGTLVEPTPQTSHGDGDHERFAHYVQKDKIMASAMEGTPVVALCGKVWVPGRDPKKYPVCPMCKEIYETMGAGGDKNGKDGKGGDKK; encoded by the coding sequence ATGAGCACTCTTGAGCCCGAGCGCGGGGCGGGCACCGGCACACTCGTCGAACCGACCCCGCAGACGTCGCACGGCGACGGCGATCACGAGCGATTCGCCCACTATGTCCAGAAGGACAAGATCATGGCGAGCGCGATGGAGGGGACACCCGTCGTCGCGCTCTGCGGGAAGGTCTGGGTCCCGGGTCGCGACCCGAAGAAGTACCCGGTCTGCCCGATGTGCAAGGAGATCTACGAGACGATGGGTGCCGGAGGGGACAAGAACGGCAAGGACGGCAAGGGCGGCGACAAGAAGTAG
- a CDS encoding DUF393 domain-containing protein: protein MRTRPLPSGPRVPSGHPTRSVRPVLVYDGDCAFCTTAVRFGERHVRPRCANEPWQSADLAALGVTRERAEHEVLWVTPAGTVYGGAQAVAKALLSAGGAWAVGGAVLTLPPFRWVAHLGYRLIAANRHRLPGGTAACAVPRPPGNGRGDATDV from the coding sequence ATGCGAACCCGACCCCTGCCGAGCGGGCCGCGGGTGCCGTCCGGCCACCCGACTCGATCGGTACGCCCGGTACTCGTCTACGACGGGGACTGCGCCTTCTGCACCACCGCGGTCCGCTTCGGCGAACGCCACGTGCGCCCCCGCTGTGCGAACGAACCGTGGCAGTCCGCCGACCTGGCCGCGCTCGGAGTCACCCGCGAGCGCGCGGAACACGAGGTGCTGTGGGTGACCCCGGCCGGCACCGTGTACGGCGGCGCCCAAGCAGTGGCGAAAGCACTGCTCAGCGCGGGCGGCGCCTGGGCTGTCGGCGGCGCCGTGCTGACCCTGCCGCCCTTCCGCTGGGTCGCCCACCTGGGCTACCGCCTCATCGCTGCCAACCGGCACCGCCTCCCGGGCGGAACGGCCGCGTGCGCCGTCCCCCGACCGCCGGGCAACGGACGCGGTGACGCGACTGACGTGTGA
- a CDS encoding LysE family translocator, with amino-acid sequence MPVNLSLVVGFLTLSAVLSAIPGPSVLLATSRAITLGRRSAMWIVLGNALGGLVLLALVLAGLGAIVATSAKLFMAVKVAGACYLLWLGVGALRAARSGSEDGPSATADVPGGTSWARSVRQGFLVGVANPKSVVSLMAVLPQFVDHSLGHPVAQMLIIGLAGGVAQALIETTWVCAAGSLRTWFLGRRRRIRALKAGGGAAMIAFAGRLAIERP; translated from the coding sequence GTGCCCGTGAACCTGAGCCTGGTCGTCGGATTCCTGACTCTGTCAGCGGTGCTGTCGGCGATCCCGGGGCCCTCCGTCCTGCTCGCGACCAGCCGTGCCATCACGCTGGGGCGTCGATCCGCCATGTGGATCGTGCTGGGGAACGCCCTGGGCGGACTTGTGCTGCTGGCGCTCGTACTCGCCGGTCTCGGAGCGATCGTCGCGACCTCGGCCAAACTCTTCATGGCGGTCAAGGTCGCGGGTGCCTGCTACCTCCTCTGGCTGGGAGTCGGTGCGCTGCGAGCCGCCCGGTCCGGCTCCGAGGACGGCCCCTCGGCCACGGCCGACGTCCCGGGCGGGACGTCGTGGGCGCGATCAGTGCGCCAGGGCTTCCTGGTCGGTGTCGCCAACCCGAAGAGCGTCGTGTCGCTGATGGCCGTCCTGCCCCAGTTCGTCGACCACTCGCTCGGACATCCTGTCGCCCAGATGCTGATCATCGGCCTCGCGGGAGGCGTCGCCCAGGCGCTCATCGAGACCACCTGGGTCTGTGCGGCCGGCTCCCTGCGGACCTGGTTCCTGGGGAGGAGACGCCGTATCCGGGCTCTGAAGGCCGGCGGCGGGGCTGCCATGATCGCGTTCGCCGGCAGGCTCGCGATCGAAAGACCGTAG
- a CDS encoding DUF1266 domain-containing protein — protein sequence MVEQRLYEAKCRHDWAGYLDVLAGQYLYRLASRPWLDANPGHLPARMQPVWRAEVQSWCAAVYTEAMLPAPVEDPVFISESLGDYARDWSAQDPQWLAVNPGSPCEAYFPASRSLCALWKQHADRVDHVCAHGTLRTLWLGGPRSGPVARGLACGALLSVNNGVYWNSLGHGNGYTDERRALDRWWGVTTREKWQQYQEELLTNEMSSPVWEFTLGLRHSLAQDFGGQVEPAHWRQAAERVLRKRIATATIELTPDGVTRTEGPSEEEVEWQIDGVKRLIGRITRYESRFRADGLLPEGRFVRSAAAWDYGRAANMARFGLASRFCTLPEAEDAVLRAGRVSAVGYRSWEDFSAGYILGRCLHFDEEEFGSWYEDMLTAHRVLTTDPESPWLTVPFRAGDGI from the coding sequence GTGGTGGAGCAGCGGTTGTACGAGGCCAAGTGCCGGCACGACTGGGCGGGCTATCTGGATGTGCTGGCGGGCCAGTACCTGTACCGGCTCGCTTCCCGGCCGTGGCTGGACGCCAACCCCGGGCACCTCCCGGCCCGGATGCAACCGGTCTGGCGCGCGGAGGTGCAGAGCTGGTGTGCGGCCGTGTACACGGAGGCCATGCTCCCGGCACCGGTCGAGGACCCGGTCTTCATCTCCGAGAGCCTCGGCGACTACGCCCGGGACTGGTCCGCTCAGGACCCGCAGTGGCTGGCCGTCAATCCCGGCTCGCCCTGCGAAGCGTACTTCCCGGCCAGCCGGTCGCTGTGCGCACTGTGGAAGCAGCACGCCGACCGGGTCGACCACGTCTGCGCGCACGGAACCCTCCGCACGCTGTGGCTGGGCGGCCCGCGCTCCGGACCTGTCGCCCGTGGACTCGCCTGCGGCGCCCTGCTGTCGGTGAACAACGGCGTCTACTGGAACTCCCTCGGCCACGGGAACGGCTACACCGACGAGCGGCGGGCGCTCGACCGCTGGTGGGGCGTCACCACACGGGAGAAGTGGCAGCAGTACCAGGAGGAGCTGCTGACCAACGAGATGAGCAGCCCGGTGTGGGAGTTCACCCTCGGCCTGCGGCACAGTCTGGCCCAGGACTTCGGCGGGCAGGTGGAGCCCGCGCACTGGCGGCAGGCGGCGGAACGGGTGCTGCGCAAGCGGATCGCCACAGCCACCATCGAGCTGACCCCGGACGGGGTGACCCGGACCGAGGGCCCCAGCGAGGAGGAGGTGGAGTGGCAGATCGACGGGGTGAAGCGGCTGATCGGCCGCATCACCCGGTACGAGTCACGGTTCCGCGCCGACGGACTGCTGCCCGAGGGGCGGTTCGTGCGCTCCGCCGCGGCATGGGACTACGGCCGCGCCGCCAACATGGCCCGCTTCGGTCTGGCGTCCCGCTTCTGCACACTGCCGGAGGCCGAGGACGCCGTCCTGCGCGCCGGCCGGGTCAGTGCGGTCGGCTACCGCTCCTGGGAGGACTTCTCCGCCGGGTACATCCTGGGCCGCTGCCTGCACTTCGACGAGGAGGAGTTCGGGTCGTGGTACGAGGACATGCTGACCGCCCACCGCGTCCTGACCACCGACCCCGAAAGCCCCTGGCTGACCGTCCCGTTCCGTGCGGGTGACGGCATTTAG